One stretch of Tribolium castaneum strain GA2 chromosome 5, icTriCast1.1, whole genome shotgun sequence DNA includes these proteins:
- the Imp gene encoding insulin-like growth factor 2 mRNA-binding protein 1 isoform X4, translating into MEKFQEQQEPDDQDQVYEVEEPETSSTSKIIISNLGPNVRFEDIEHLLLQHGAVVACDKLTSKDPTTQTVQITFESTEQAQQAVNQLNGIEIDSRPIKVELAVEKRGRRGPRGPGAPFGGLPGQSRQTDFPLRILVQSDMVGAIIGRQGSTIRQITQQTRARVDVHRKDNVGSLEKAITIYGNPENCTNACKRILEVMQQEANNTNKGEICLKILAHNNLIGRIIGKGGNTIKRIMQETDTKITVSSINDINSFNLERIITVKGAIDNMSRAEAQISAKLRQSYENDLQAMAPQTMMFPGLHPMAMMATAGIGYGSRGLYTGQAPYPGMYPAGAAQGGGDSQETTYLYIPNNAVGAIIGTKGSHIRNIIRFSGASVKIAPIDETKPQETQNERRVTIVGSPEAQWKAQYLIFEKMREEGFVAGSDDVRLTVEIMVPSSQVGRIIGKGGQNVRELQRVTGSVIKLPEQGASPQEDETTVHIIGPFFSVQSAQRRIRAMVLQSVVPLQGRPRQPRQPKDPSQSEAAAALDPQQQQQQTPPQQQQQQQQQPPQQQ; encoded by the exons TtcaacatcaaaaattattatatccAATTTGGGTCCAAACGTCCGGTTCGAAGACATCGAACATCTACTTTTACAACACGGAGCTGTCGTTGCATGTGATAAACTTACCTCAAAAGATCCCACCACACAAACGGTGCAAATTACTTTCGAAAGCACGGAACAAGCTCAACA GGCCGTAAATCAACTTAATGGTATAGAAATAGATAGTAGACCCATCAAAGTGGAATTGGCTGTGGAAAAACGGGGCCGTAGGGGACCTCGAGGGCCAGGCGCCCCTTTCGGGGGCCTGCCTGGTCAGAGTAGACAAACGGATTTTCCATTAAGAATACTTGTACAAAGCGATATG GTTGGAGCTATTATAGGGAGACAGGGATCGACGATACGACAGATCACTCAACAGACGAGAGCGAGAGTCGACGTTCATAGAAAAGACAATGTAGGGTCGTTAGAAAAAGCCATCACTATTTACGGAAATCCGGAAAATTGCACAAACGCCTGCAAACGAATTTTAGAAGTTATGCAGCAAGAGGCCAACAACACGAATAAAGG cgaaatatgtttgaaaattctGGCGCACAACAACCTCATCGGACGTATCATAGGCAAGGGGGGAAACACGATCAAAAGGATAATGCAAGAGACGGACACGAAGATCACCGTCTCGAGCATAAACGACATAAACTCGTTCAATTTGGAGCGAATCATCACCGTGAAAGGAGCCATCGACAATATGAGCCGAGCGGAGGCCCAAATCAGCGCCAAATTACGGCAGAGCTACGAAAACGATCTCCAGGCGATGGCGCCGCAAACGATGATGTTCCCCGGACTGCATCCGATGGCGATGATGGCCACCGCAG GAATTGGTTATGGTTCAAGAGGTCTGTACACAGGTCAAGCCCCCTATCCCGGAATGTATCCCGCAGGTGCGGCCCAGGGCGGAGGCGACAGCCAGGAAACGACCTATCTGTACATACCCAACAACGCCGTCGGAGCCATCATCGGAACGAAAGGCTCGCATATTCGAAATATCATTCGATTCTCGGGAGCTTCCGTCAAGATCGCGCCCATCGACGAGACGAAACCGCAAGAAACGCAAAACGAAAGAAGAGTCACGATTGTCGGCTCACCCGAAGCGCAGTGGAAG GCGCAGTATTTGATTTTTGAGAAGATGCGAGAGGAAGGTTTCGTCGCTGGATCGGATGATGTACGATTAACGGTGGAAATAATGGTTCCTAGCTCGCAAGTCGGCCGAATCATCGGCAAAGGAGGTCAAAATGTTCGCGAACTACAACGCGTAACCGGAAGCGTAATTAAACTGCCAGAACAGGGTGCTTCTCCTCAAGAGGATGAAACAACGGTGCATATCATTGGACCATTTTTCAGTGTTCAA TCGGCGCAACGTCGCATACGCGCCATGGTATTGCAATCAGTAGTGCCTCTTCAGGGAAGACCGCGTCAACCGCGCCAACCAAAAGACCCCAGCCAATCGGAAGCCGCCGCTGCGTTGGACCCACAACAGCAGCAACAGCAAACGCCACCGCAGCAGCAGCAACAACAACAGCAGCAACCACCACAACAACAGTAA
- the Imp gene encoding insulin-like growth factor 2 mRNA-binding protein 1 isoform X7 encodes MTRSSTSKIIISNLGPNVRFEDIEHLLLQHGAVVACDKLTSKDPTTQTVQITFESTEQAQQAVNQLNGIEIDSRPIKVELAVEKRGRRGPRGPGAPFGGLPGQSRQTDFPLRILVQSDMVGAIIGRQGSTIRQITQQTRARVDVHRKDNVGSLEKAITIYGNPENCTNACKRILEVMQQEANNTNKGEICLKILAHNNLIGRIIGKGGNTIKRIMQETDTKITVSSINDINSFNLERIITVKGAIDNMSRAEAQISAKLRQSYENDLQAMAPQTMMFPGLHPMAMMATAGIGYGSRGLYTGQAPYPGMYPAGAAQGGGDSQETTYLYIPNNAVGAIIGTKGSHIRNIIRFSGASVKIAPIDETKPQETQNERRVTIVGSPEAQWKAQYLIFEKMREEGFVAGSDDVRLTVEIMVPSSQVGRIIGKGGQNVRELQRVTGSVIKLPEQGASPQEDETTVHIIGPFFSVQSAQRRIRAMVLQSVVPLQGRPRQPRQPKDPSQSEAAAALDPQQQQQQTPPQQQQQQQQQPPQQQ; translated from the exons ATGACCAGAAG TtcaacatcaaaaattattatatccAATTTGGGTCCAAACGTCCGGTTCGAAGACATCGAACATCTACTTTTACAACACGGAGCTGTCGTTGCATGTGATAAACTTACCTCAAAAGATCCCACCACACAAACGGTGCAAATTACTTTCGAAAGCACGGAACAAGCTCAACA GGCCGTAAATCAACTTAATGGTATAGAAATAGATAGTAGACCCATCAAAGTGGAATTGGCTGTGGAAAAACGGGGCCGTAGGGGACCTCGAGGGCCAGGCGCCCCTTTCGGGGGCCTGCCTGGTCAGAGTAGACAAACGGATTTTCCATTAAGAATACTTGTACAAAGCGATATG GTTGGAGCTATTATAGGGAGACAGGGATCGACGATACGACAGATCACTCAACAGACGAGAGCGAGAGTCGACGTTCATAGAAAAGACAATGTAGGGTCGTTAGAAAAAGCCATCACTATTTACGGAAATCCGGAAAATTGCACAAACGCCTGCAAACGAATTTTAGAAGTTATGCAGCAAGAGGCCAACAACACGAATAAAGG cgaaatatgtttgaaaattctGGCGCACAACAACCTCATCGGACGTATCATAGGCAAGGGGGGAAACACGATCAAAAGGATAATGCAAGAGACGGACACGAAGATCACCGTCTCGAGCATAAACGACATAAACTCGTTCAATTTGGAGCGAATCATCACCGTGAAAGGAGCCATCGACAATATGAGCCGAGCGGAGGCCCAAATCAGCGCCAAATTACGGCAGAGCTACGAAAACGATCTCCAGGCGATGGCGCCGCAAACGATGATGTTCCCCGGACTGCATCCGATGGCGATGATGGCCACCGCAG GAATTGGTTATGGTTCAAGAGGTCTGTACACAGGTCAAGCCCCCTATCCCGGAATGTATCCCGCAGGTGCGGCCCAGGGCGGAGGCGACAGCCAGGAAACGACCTATCTGTACATACCCAACAACGCCGTCGGAGCCATCATCGGAACGAAAGGCTCGCATATTCGAAATATCATTCGATTCTCGGGAGCTTCCGTCAAGATCGCGCCCATCGACGAGACGAAACCGCAAGAAACGCAAAACGAAAGAAGAGTCACGATTGTCGGCTCACCCGAAGCGCAGTGGAAG GCGCAGTATTTGATTTTTGAGAAGATGCGAGAGGAAGGTTTCGTCGCTGGATCGGATGATGTACGATTAACGGTGGAAATAATGGTTCCTAGCTCGCAAGTCGGCCGAATCATCGGCAAAGGAGGTCAAAATGTTCGCGAACTACAACGCGTAACCGGAAGCGTAATTAAACTGCCAGAACAGGGTGCTTCTCCTCAAGAGGATGAAACAACGGTGCATATCATTGGACCATTTTTCAGTGTTCAA TCGGCGCAACGTCGCATACGCGCCATGGTATTGCAATCAGTAGTGCCTCTTCAGGGAAGACCGCGTCAACCGCGCCAACCAAAAGACCCCAGCCAATCGGAAGCCGCCGCTGCGTTGGACCCACAACAGCAGCAACAGCAAACGCCACCGCAGCAGCAGCAACAACAACAGCAGCAACCACCACAACAACAGTAA
- the LOC662768 gene encoding sodium-coupled monocarboxylate transporter 1 isoform X1, translating to MSSEEIFTYFDIFDYIVFGAMLLISSLIGVYFAFFAKVKQDTTSEYLMGGKTMGIFPISMSLIASYISGISILGIPAEIYTYGTQFWMVLASKALVSLTMAFAYLPVFYKLQITSSYEYLNLRFNSTVRLLGSILFLTKMMLYIPIVIYVPALAFSQVTGINLHLVTPVVCIVCIFYTTLGGLKAVVWTDTIQTIMMFAALIGVVALGVASVGGFAEVWRRNEEGDRIDFFNFDWDPTIRHTFWTVAIGNYFSWLASCSINQAMVQRCLAMPTLKSARITVAILVVGIMALVSMCCFMGLIIYAYYYKCDPITRGLVHKSDQLLPFFVMHIASSMPGLPGLFVSGVFSAALSSMSTGLNSMTGVIFEDLIKPRIKKPLSEARASFLMKVIVVIIGSICVALVFVVEKMGALIQATGSLSAITAGPLLGIFSLGMFFPNANPQGALIGGLVSGSLIGWISVGTQMNMAQGVIRFPQKYVSVEGCNADWVAEYLSLTLSKDTKEIPVEAPFVLYRLSYMYYTLVGAVTTIVVGFIVSVLTGGAQHVNRDLLSPVIYPFLKRHKVEKQQNDVIKEISL from the exons ATGAGTTCGGAAGAAATTTTCACATATTTCGATATCTTCGATTACATCGTTTTCGGCGCAATGTTACTAATATCGTCGCTGATTGGTGTTTATTTCGCCTTCTTTGCTAAAGTCAAACAAGACACCACTTCCGAATATCTCATGGGAGGAAAAACGATGGGAATATTTCCCATATCGATGTCACTCATCGCCAG CTACATTTCTGGTATAAGCATACTGGGAATCCCCGCCGAGATCTACACTTATGGGACGCAATTTTGGATGGTTTTGGCGTCCAAAGCGCTAGTTTCCCTAACGATGGCTTTTGCCTATTTGCCTGTCTTTtacaaattgcaaataacttcAAGCTACGAG TATTTAAATCTCCGCTTCAACTCAACCGTGCGCTTACTCGGCTCCATTCTCTTCCTTACAAAAATGATGCTCTACATCCCTATAGTGATCTACGTCCCAGCCTTAGCTTTCAGCCAAG TCACTGGAATTAATCTACATTTGGTGACGCCGGTTGTGTgtattgtttgcattttttacacAACTTTG GGGGGTTTGAAAGCCGTGGTTTGGACTGATACCATCCAGACTATAATGATGTTCGCTGCTTTGATAGGTGTTGTAGCACTTGGAGTCGCAAGTGTTGGAGGCTTTGCAGAAGTATGGCGGCGGAACGAGGAAGGGGACAGGAtcgattttttcaa TTTTGACTGGGACCCCACAATCAGACACACATTTTGGACAGTTGCGATCGGAAATTATTTCTCATGGTTGGCTTCTTGTTCCATAAACCAGGCAATGGTTCAAAGGTGTCTGGCAATGCCCACATTGAAATCTGCTCGAAT aactgTGGCCATACTGGTGGTCGGCATAATGGCCCTAGTTTCAATGTGCTGTTTCATGGGCTTGATAATTTACGCTTATTACTACAAATGCGATCCCATAACTAGAGGCCTAGTTCACAAGTCCGACCAATTACtgccattttttgtaatgCATATTGCGTCATCGATGCCCGGACTTCCCGGACTTTTCGTTAGCGGCGTTTTCAGTGCTGCCTTAAG CTCCATGTCCACTGGGCTAAACTCGATGACGGGCGTGATATTCGAAGACTTAATCAAGCCCCGGATCAAGAAGCCGCTGTCTGAAGCCCGGGCTAGTTTTCTGATGAAAGTCATTGTTGTGATAATTGGGAGTATTTGCGTGGCTCTTGTCTTCGTTGTGGAAAAAATGGGGGCCCTTATCCAGGCCACTGGCAGCCTCAGTGCCATCACTGCCGGCCCCCTTTTGGGGATTTTCTCCCTGGGGATGTTCTTCCCCAACGCCAACCCCCAGGGGGCGCTTATTGGGGGTTTGGTCAGCGGAAGCCTGATCGGGTGGATTTCCGTCGGTACTCAGATGAATATGGCTCAGGGGGTTATCAGATTTCCGCAGAAGTATGTCTCGGTTGAGGGCTGCAACGCCGATTGGGTCGCGGAGTATTTGAGTTTGACGCTGTCCAAAGACACGAAGGAAATTCCAGTGGAAGCCCCCTTTGTGCTATATAGGCTGTCCTACATGTATTACACTCTAGTGGGGGCTGTTACTACGATCGTGGTGGGTTTTATCGTGAGTGTGTTAACAGGAGGTGCCCAACATGTTAACCGAGATTTGCTATCGCCGGTGATTTACCCGTTTTTGAAACGACACAAAGTGGAAAAGCAACAAAACGATGTAATTAAAGAAATTTCGCTATAA
- the Imp gene encoding insulin-like growth factor 2 mRNA-binding protein 1 isoform X6, with product MHFATMANSTSKIIISNLGPNVRFEDIEHLLLQHGAVVACDKLTSKDPTTQTVQITFESTEQAQQAVNQLNGIEIDSRPIKVELAVEKRGRRGPRGPGAPFGGLPGQSRQTDFPLRILVQSDMVGAIIGRQGSTIRQITQQTRARVDVHRKDNVGSLEKAITIYGNPENCTNACKRILEVMQQEANNTNKGEICLKILAHNNLIGRIIGKGGNTIKRIMQETDTKITVSSINDINSFNLERIITVKGAIDNMSRAEAQISAKLRQSYENDLQAMAPQTMMFPGLHPMAMMATAGIGYGSRGLYTGQAPYPGMYPAGAAQGGGDSQETTYLYIPNNAVGAIIGTKGSHIRNIIRFSGASVKIAPIDETKPQETQNERRVTIVGSPEAQWKAQYLIFEKMREEGFVAGSDDVRLTVEIMVPSSQVGRIIGKGGQNVRELQRVTGSVIKLPEQGASPQEDETTVHIIGPFFSVQSAQRRIRAMVLQSVVPLQGRPRQPRQPKDPSQSEAAAALDPQQQQQQTPPQQQQQQQQQPPQQQ from the exons ATGCATTTCGCAACGATGGCAAA TtcaacatcaaaaattattatatccAATTTGGGTCCAAACGTCCGGTTCGAAGACATCGAACATCTACTTTTACAACACGGAGCTGTCGTTGCATGTGATAAACTTACCTCAAAAGATCCCACCACACAAACGGTGCAAATTACTTTCGAAAGCACGGAACAAGCTCAACA GGCCGTAAATCAACTTAATGGTATAGAAATAGATAGTAGACCCATCAAAGTGGAATTGGCTGTGGAAAAACGGGGCCGTAGGGGACCTCGAGGGCCAGGCGCCCCTTTCGGGGGCCTGCCTGGTCAGAGTAGACAAACGGATTTTCCATTAAGAATACTTGTACAAAGCGATATG GTTGGAGCTATTATAGGGAGACAGGGATCGACGATACGACAGATCACTCAACAGACGAGAGCGAGAGTCGACGTTCATAGAAAAGACAATGTAGGGTCGTTAGAAAAAGCCATCACTATTTACGGAAATCCGGAAAATTGCACAAACGCCTGCAAACGAATTTTAGAAGTTATGCAGCAAGAGGCCAACAACACGAATAAAGG cgaaatatgtttgaaaattctGGCGCACAACAACCTCATCGGACGTATCATAGGCAAGGGGGGAAACACGATCAAAAGGATAATGCAAGAGACGGACACGAAGATCACCGTCTCGAGCATAAACGACATAAACTCGTTCAATTTGGAGCGAATCATCACCGTGAAAGGAGCCATCGACAATATGAGCCGAGCGGAGGCCCAAATCAGCGCCAAATTACGGCAGAGCTACGAAAACGATCTCCAGGCGATGGCGCCGCAAACGATGATGTTCCCCGGACTGCATCCGATGGCGATGATGGCCACCGCAG GAATTGGTTATGGTTCAAGAGGTCTGTACACAGGTCAAGCCCCCTATCCCGGAATGTATCCCGCAGGTGCGGCCCAGGGCGGAGGCGACAGCCAGGAAACGACCTATCTGTACATACCCAACAACGCCGTCGGAGCCATCATCGGAACGAAAGGCTCGCATATTCGAAATATCATTCGATTCTCGGGAGCTTCCGTCAAGATCGCGCCCATCGACGAGACGAAACCGCAAGAAACGCAAAACGAAAGAAGAGTCACGATTGTCGGCTCACCCGAAGCGCAGTGGAAG GCGCAGTATTTGATTTTTGAGAAGATGCGAGAGGAAGGTTTCGTCGCTGGATCGGATGATGTACGATTAACGGTGGAAATAATGGTTCCTAGCTCGCAAGTCGGCCGAATCATCGGCAAAGGAGGTCAAAATGTTCGCGAACTACAACGCGTAACCGGAAGCGTAATTAAACTGCCAGAACAGGGTGCTTCTCCTCAAGAGGATGAAACAACGGTGCATATCATTGGACCATTTTTCAGTGTTCAA TCGGCGCAACGTCGCATACGCGCCATGGTATTGCAATCAGTAGTGCCTCTTCAGGGAAGACCGCGTCAACCGCGCCAACCAAAAGACCCCAGCCAATCGGAAGCCGCCGCTGCGTTGGACCCACAACAGCAGCAACAGCAAACGCCACCGCAGCAGCAGCAACAACAACAGCAGCAACCACCACAACAACAGTAA
- the Imp gene encoding insulin-like growth factor 2 mRNA-binding protein 1 isoform X5, translated as MHFATMAKYDFCVSTSKIIISNLGPNVRFEDIEHLLLQHGAVVACDKLTSKDPTTQTVQITFESTEQAQQAVNQLNGIEIDSRPIKVELAVEKRGRRGPRGPGAPFGGLPGQSRQTDFPLRILVQSDMVGAIIGRQGSTIRQITQQTRARVDVHRKDNVGSLEKAITIYGNPENCTNACKRILEVMQQEANNTNKGEICLKILAHNNLIGRIIGKGGNTIKRIMQETDTKITVSSINDINSFNLERIITVKGAIDNMSRAEAQISAKLRQSYENDLQAMAPQTMMFPGLHPMAMMATAGIGYGSRGLYTGQAPYPGMYPAGAAQGGGDSQETTYLYIPNNAVGAIIGTKGSHIRNIIRFSGASVKIAPIDETKPQETQNERRVTIVGSPEAQWKAQYLIFEKMREEGFVAGSDDVRLTVEIMVPSSQVGRIIGKGGQNVRELQRVTGSVIKLPEQGASPQEDETTVHIIGPFFSVQSAQRRIRAMVLQSVVPLQGRPRQPRQPKDPSQSEAAAALDPQQQQQQTPPQQQQQQQQQPPQQQ; from the exons ATGCATTTCGCAACGATGGCAAAGTATGATTTTTGCGT TtcaacatcaaaaattattatatccAATTTGGGTCCAAACGTCCGGTTCGAAGACATCGAACATCTACTTTTACAACACGGAGCTGTCGTTGCATGTGATAAACTTACCTCAAAAGATCCCACCACACAAACGGTGCAAATTACTTTCGAAAGCACGGAACAAGCTCAACA GGCCGTAAATCAACTTAATGGTATAGAAATAGATAGTAGACCCATCAAAGTGGAATTGGCTGTGGAAAAACGGGGCCGTAGGGGACCTCGAGGGCCAGGCGCCCCTTTCGGGGGCCTGCCTGGTCAGAGTAGACAAACGGATTTTCCATTAAGAATACTTGTACAAAGCGATATG GTTGGAGCTATTATAGGGAGACAGGGATCGACGATACGACAGATCACTCAACAGACGAGAGCGAGAGTCGACGTTCATAGAAAAGACAATGTAGGGTCGTTAGAAAAAGCCATCACTATTTACGGAAATCCGGAAAATTGCACAAACGCCTGCAAACGAATTTTAGAAGTTATGCAGCAAGAGGCCAACAACACGAATAAAGG cgaaatatgtttgaaaattctGGCGCACAACAACCTCATCGGACGTATCATAGGCAAGGGGGGAAACACGATCAAAAGGATAATGCAAGAGACGGACACGAAGATCACCGTCTCGAGCATAAACGACATAAACTCGTTCAATTTGGAGCGAATCATCACCGTGAAAGGAGCCATCGACAATATGAGCCGAGCGGAGGCCCAAATCAGCGCCAAATTACGGCAGAGCTACGAAAACGATCTCCAGGCGATGGCGCCGCAAACGATGATGTTCCCCGGACTGCATCCGATGGCGATGATGGCCACCGCAG GAATTGGTTATGGTTCAAGAGGTCTGTACACAGGTCAAGCCCCCTATCCCGGAATGTATCCCGCAGGTGCGGCCCAGGGCGGAGGCGACAGCCAGGAAACGACCTATCTGTACATACCCAACAACGCCGTCGGAGCCATCATCGGAACGAAAGGCTCGCATATTCGAAATATCATTCGATTCTCGGGAGCTTCCGTCAAGATCGCGCCCATCGACGAGACGAAACCGCAAGAAACGCAAAACGAAAGAAGAGTCACGATTGTCGGCTCACCCGAAGCGCAGTGGAAG GCGCAGTATTTGATTTTTGAGAAGATGCGAGAGGAAGGTTTCGTCGCTGGATCGGATGATGTACGATTAACGGTGGAAATAATGGTTCCTAGCTCGCAAGTCGGCCGAATCATCGGCAAAGGAGGTCAAAATGTTCGCGAACTACAACGCGTAACCGGAAGCGTAATTAAACTGCCAGAACAGGGTGCTTCTCCTCAAGAGGATGAAACAACGGTGCATATCATTGGACCATTTTTCAGTGTTCAA TCGGCGCAACGTCGCATACGCGCCATGGTATTGCAATCAGTAGTGCCTCTTCAGGGAAGACCGCGTCAACCGCGCCAACCAAAAGACCCCAGCCAATCGGAAGCCGCCGCTGCGTTGGACCCACAACAGCAGCAACAGCAAACGCCACCGCAGCAGCAGCAACAACAACAGCAGCAACCACCACAACAACAGTAA